The Clostridium beijerinckii genomic sequence TATATTCTCCGGTAATATATTTACAATATCTTCGATAAACATTTTTTTAATTCCAGTAGCATCCGTTATTACTGCACCATCTTTAAAATTGCTTTTATTATCTATAATAAATTGCTTAACTAATCTAGGATATAATGAAATAATTATAAAATCTGCACTCTTAATTACTTCTTCTCCGTTTTTGAAGCCTTCTCTTATTAATCCAAGTTTTTTAGCTTTTTCTAAAGATTCTTCATTAATATCTATTCCATAAACATCATTATACCCAGCTTCTTTTAAAGCCATAGTAAATGATCCCCCAATTACTCCAAGACCTACAACTACTATTTTCATATCTATAGCTCCCTTATATAGAATTAGATTTGCTTATCTTCAATTTTTGCTACAGCTTTAACTTTACTCATTAGCACATCAAATTGATCTGGAGTAAGTGATTGTTGTCCATCGCTTAGTGCATTTTCAGGATCATTATGAACTTCTATCATAAGTCCATCAGCCCCAGCTATAATTGCTGCTTTTGCCATTGGTTCTACCAAGTAAGCATAACCTCCTGCATGACTTGGATCAACAATTATAGGTAAATGTGATAATTTCTTAATTACTGGAACTGCTTGCAAATCTAATGTATTTCTTGTAATAGTTTCGAATGTTCTTACTCCTCTTTCACAAAGAATTACATTTTCATTTCCACCTGCCATGATATATTCTGCTGACATAAGCCATTCTTCTATAGTTGCAGATAAACCTCTCTTTAATAGTATTGGTTTATTTGTTTTACCTATTTGCTTTAATAGATCGAAATTTTGCATATTTCTAGCACCAATTTGAATCATATCCACTTCTTCAACAAAAGTATCTAAGTAATCAGTAGACATAAGTTCTGTTACTATAGGAAGTCCTGTTTCCTGTTTTGCTGTTTTTAAAAGTTTTAATCCTTCAAGCTCTAAACCTTGAAAGCTATAAGGTGAAGTTCTTGGTTTAAATGCCCCACCTCTTAAAAAGTTAGCTCCCGCTGCTTTTACTCTTTTTGCGATTTCAACAATTTGTTCTTCACTTTCTACAGAACACGGTCCAGCCATTATTCCAAGTCTTCCACCGCCAACTATTGATCCCTCAATATTAACTACTGTATCTTCAGGCTTAAATATCCTGTTTGCTTTCTTAAAAGGTTCTTGAACCTTCATAACCCTATCCACACCTTTTAATACTTGTAATTTTTTAGGATCTAATATTGAAGTATCACCAACAGCTCCTACTATAAAATATGTGTCTCCTTTAGAAAGATGGGCTTCTAATCCTTTTGATTCAATTACCGCCTTTACCTTCCTTACATCTTCTTCACTTGCTTTTGGGTTCATAATAATTATCATCTTAATCTCCTCCTGTACTACTTTTTAATTTTTTACTTTTCTTTTTTCTACTATACTTCTGTACTACAAATAGATAGCTCAACTCCAAAATTAATTGAGAACTTTCTCCTCAGCTAATAGAGTAGGCCGAGCTTCCTATATATAATATAAACTATTTAGACATCTTTTTCAATTCTAGCGCCTTAATAGCTAATATATATCCATCTTCTCCAAATCCACACATCTGTCCTATACAAGCGGGTGCTGTTACAGATTTCTTTCTAAAATCTTCTCTCGCATGCACATTGGACAAATGCACTTCTACTGTATCAATATTTATTCCTTTTATTGCATCATGAATTGCATAACTATAATGAGTATAAGCTCCTGGATTTATTATTATCCCATCATAATTTTCAAAGTATGCCTTTTGAAGTTCATCAATTATTTCACCTTCACAATTACTCTGAAATAAAGTTATTTCATGTCCTCTTTTTTTGCCTTCTTCTTTAATATACTCACATATATCTTCAAAAGATTTAGCTCCATAAATCCCTTTTTCTCTAACTCCAACCATATTTAAATTTGGCCCATTTATTACCATTATCTTCATTAATACTCCCTCCCTTCAGCATTTATATTTTTTTAACTATAATGTATATTACAATAAATTATTTAGTTAGCGAGTTTTCTCAACATAAGTTGTGATAGTAAATTATATTAATTCTATAAGATTACAATGTAAGATTTTCAACATAACATATATATGTACATTGCAACTGGGTTTCTACACTTTCTTCTAGTTTAGTACTTGGCTTACTAGAATTTCAAAAATAAGTTTATTATTGCATCTTATATACTTAATTCATTTCCAAGTTATCTAGAATAACTTCTTTTATTTCATTAACTATATTTCCAATTTCTCTATCATTTCTAATTATTTTATCTGCACATAATCTATATAATTCATAGCGCTCTTCATACAACTTAATTATTTTTTCCCTACCTTCTTTAAGTAAAGGTCTTTTTGATATATCCACATCTCCTAAAAGTTCTTCCAATGGTCTATCAATAAAAATAATAAACGATTCTTCTTTTAATATGTCTATATTCTCTTTTCTTTTTACTACTCCACCACCTGAAGAAATTATAGCCTTTCCCTCTTTAGCTAATTCTCTACAAGCTAAAGATTCAAAATCTCTAAAATAATTCTCTCCGTGTTCAAAAAGTTCAGGTATCGTTTTAGATGTCATATTTTCAATATAATTATCCATATCAATAAAGTTAATTTTTAATTCTTCGCTTACCAATCTGCCAATTGTACTCTTTCCGCATCCAGGCATTCCAATGAATACTACTTTGTTTTTCATATGTGCCACCTACTTAAATTCATTTTCAAATATTGAATATAAACCTTGAGTTAGTTCATTGTCTAATTGGCATCCCTGCCATATTTCTTCCGCCTTTATAGCTTGCCCTACTAGCATTTCAATACCACCACATACTTTTTTATTTGAATTTTTCCCTATTTTTAGGAACCTTGTCTCCCTCGGGTTATAAATTATATCTATTAATGAATTAAAGTTATTTATTATATCCTCATTAACAGGAGTATCATCAACTTTAGGGTACATGCCAAGCGGAGTCGTATTAATTAAAATATCACCTTTTATCTCTGATATTTCTTCATAAGTTTTAAATTCTATTCTTTCATCTTTATCTGCAGAATTCCCTTTGATTTTTCTTGAAACTAAGTAAATCTTTTTAATGCCATGATCTAAAAGGTAAGTAATAACAGCCTTAGCCGCTCCACCATTTCCTAGAACCATCGCAACATTATCTCTTATAACAATCTCATTATTATTTAATATAGTTCCAAACCCATAATAATCTGTATTGTACCCATATAACTTATTATCTTTTAAATAAATAGTATTTACTGCTCCTATTTTTTTAGCTTCATCCGATATAAAATCTAAATATTCCATTACATCTTGCTTATAAGGAATAGTTACATTAACTCCTTTTATTTTAAGAAGCTTTATTGATTCTATAAGTTTACCTAAATTCTCTTTTTCAACTTCAAAAAGCTTATATGCCCCTTCTACTTTTAAATCTTTAAAAAGCGTATTATGAATTTTAGGTGAAAGACTATGAGATAACTTTTCTCCTATTAATCCGTAAAATTCCAAATTAATGCCCCCCCTTTTAGCAGTATTTCCTGTATCCACCAATAAGTTTAAAATACGCACTGCTTTGTTCGATTAAATTCAATGCCTTTTTAACTTGTTCATTTTCAAGATTCCCCTCAAAATCTACATATAAGAAATATTTCCACGCTCCATTTTCCATAGGTCTTGATTCGATCTTCATCATATTTATATTATTTTCTGCAAAGTGTCTTAATAATTTATATAGAGTACCTGCTTTATGCTCAAGAGAAAATACAACACTTACTTTATCACAACTGTTATTTAATTCTAATTCTTTTGATATAACTATGAATCTTGTAGAATTTTCTCTTCTATTATTTATATTTTCTTTTATTATGCTTAAATTGTATATATCAGCTGCCCTTTTACTTGCAATAGCAACCTTTGACATATCTTGTAAATCACTAACAAGTTTAACACTATCCGCAGTACTATGGAAAGGTATCTTTTTCCAATTGCTATATTCTTTTAAAAAATCAGTACTTTGTTCAAACCCCTGTGGATGTGAATATACTTCTTTAACATTATCTAATTTTGTTCCTTTAATCCCAATTAGATTTTGATCTATTTTAATGCACTCTTCTCCAACTATATAGAATCCGTACTTATATAAGAGATCGTAAACCTGTGAAATAGCACCAGTTGAAGAATTTTCAATTGGTAAAACTCCATAATCAATTTCTTCATTTTTTACTGCTAAAAATACATCCTCAAATTCATCATACGCCTTAGCATCATCTTTCTTACCAAAATGCTTAATCATTGCTTCTTCTGAAAATGATCCTGCAACACCATAAAAGCCAACTTTACTGTCACTTTTCGCATTTTTTTCTTCAAACTTATCTATAGTCGTAGCTCTTATATCTTCCTTTACTTCTTTATCTTCTAAATCTTTAGAAATATTCATAATATTAATGAAAAATTGTTTTAGCCCTTCGGCATAATCTTTATTATTAAGGTATCCTATATTCTTCTCAATAACTTCATCTTCTCTAGCTTTATTGAAAACAGGTAAATTATTCTGTTTTTTATATTCTCCTACCTTTATTACTATATCCATTCTTTCTTCAAAAAGTCTTGTTATCTCTTTATCTATTTCATCAATCTTATTTCTATAATCATCTATAGCCGCCATTTCATTTCTCCTTACTTAGGAACAATTAAAAAATATTTAATTTCTTTAATGCACCTTAACTCATTCAAATTAACACTTTGCTTTCTTAATACACTATTTGCAATAAAAAAACTATATATTCATTGACTTAGAATTATAATTTTTTATTACTAAAGCACTAAATCGAGTATTCCAATTGCGGTTACAGCTTCTATTACTGGAACAGCTCTTTGCACGATACAAGGATCATGACGACCTTCAATAACAAGCTCTGCTTCCTTTTTTTCTGCAATATCTATCGTTCTTTGAATTTTTGATATTGATGGTGTTGGCTTTATTCCAACCTTAAATAATATTGGCATTCCATTTGTTATTCCACCTGTAATTCCACCATTATTATTTGTGTAAGTTTTTACTTTATTACCGTCATAATAGTATTCATCATTACAATCAGATCCTCTTAATTTGCTCATTTCAAAGCCTTTTCCAAATTCTATTCCCTTAACTGCTGGGACAGAAAACATAAGATGAGCTAGAGTTGATTCAACTGAATCAAAAAACGGATTACCGATTCCCGGATTTATTCCAAGAACAGTACATTCAATAGTTCCACCTACAGAATCTTGTTCTTTTTTTGCTTTCAAAATTGTCTCTCTCATTTCTTCTTCTTTTTCTGAAATTAAAAGTGGTAATTCCTTTGTTTTTAATTCCTCTAAAAGTTCTCTGCTTAATTCTATATCATAAAAACTCTTATCGTGGATATCTCCAATACTCTTAACATGGGCTCCTATATTAATTCTCTTACTTTCTAACACCTGCTTACATACAGCCCCAGCAAATACTAATGGCGCAGTAATTCTTCCCGAAAAAGATCCACCGCCTCTGTAGTCGTTAAATCCATTATACCTAATGAAACCTGGATAGTCCGCATGACCTGGTCTCATCAAATCTTTAAGTTTTCCATAATCCTTAGAACGCATATCTGAATTTCTAATTACTGCGCAAAGAGGAGTACCTGTAGTTTTTCCTTCAAAGAACCCACTCAAAATTTCTGGTGCATCTGCTTCTTTTCTAGCTGTAGATAAATTACTTTTTCCTGGCGCACGTCTTGCCATTTCTTTCATAACCTCTTCAAGATTAATCTCAACGCCTGAAGGAAGCCCATCAATTGTAATTCCAATCCCAACTCCGTGAGATTCACCAAATATAGAAACCTTTAATTTATTCCCCCACATTCCACTCATCAAACACACCTCCTAAATTCTTAAAATCATCCCAAAATTGCGGGTATGACTTTGACACACACTCATAATCTTTAAGTATAATAGGTTCTTTACACATGATTGATGCTATAGCCATAGTCATTGCTATTCTATGATCTTTATGACTCCAAACTTCCACGTTTCCTTTAAGCTCCTTTACACCTTCAATTATCAATCCTTCTTCTTTTTCAATAATTTTAGCACCTAATTTATTAAGCTCTGAAGTTACAGCTGCTAATCTATCACATTCCTTAATTCTAAGTCTTCCTGCATTTATAATTTCTGTTGTTCCTTCACTTAATGCAGCAACTAATGATACTACCGGAATTATATCTGGACACTGAGAGCCATCAATTATAGTAGACTTAAGTCCAAGACTTGCGCTTCCAATTAAACCATTATCTTTATTATTCAATTTCAGTCCCATTCTTTGTAATATGTCAATTACTTCTTTATCCCCTTGAAGAGAATCTAGTTTCAAGTCATTAAGCACAATATTGCTTGAAAGTGCGTCAGCACAGAAGAAGAATGCTGCTTGTGAGTAGTCACCTTCAACTCTGTAATCTATACTCTTATAAATTTGATTTCCCTTTATAATAAATTCTTCATAATTATTGTTTATAATTTCTACACCAAAGTCTTTAATGGCTCTTAAAGTTAAATCAATATATCCTTTGGATTCCATTTCTGTTGTAATTACAATCTTAGATTCTCCATCTAAAAGAGGAAGCGTAAATAATAATCCTGTTATAAACTGTGAGCTAATATTCCCCTCCATCTTAAACTCTCCAGCTTTTAATTTTCCTTCAGTCTTTAAATCAAGAATACCATCTTTATAAGAATATTTAATTCCTTGTTCATCAAAAATTTTGTAATAAGTGTCTAATGGTCTCTTCCCTAAATTACCTCTTCCAACAAATCTATTAACTCCATCAAATAAAGCTGCTATAGGTACTAAAAATCTAAGAGTTGATCCTGACTCGTTGCAATCTATAGTTCTTTGTTCCTTAACTGAATTAGCTTTAATATTTTCTGGGCTGTTGATTCCACAAACCTCCAGATAATCTTCTTTTTTTGTTATTTTAGCTCCCAATGATGACATTGCTTCAATTGTAGCAATAATATCATCAGAATAATCTATATTTGTAACTTTACTAACACCATCTCCAAGAGCTGCGCAAATTACTGCTCTATGCGCCATACTTTTAGA encodes the following:
- the aroF gene encoding 3-deoxy-7-phosphoheptulonate synthase gives rise to the protein MIIIMNPKASEEDVRKVKAVIESKGLEAHLSKGDTYFIVGAVGDTSILDPKKLQVLKGVDRVMKVQEPFKKANRIFKPEDTVVNIEGSIVGGGRLGIMAGPCSVESEEQIVEIAKRVKAAGANFLRGGAFKPRTSPYSFQGLELEGLKLLKTAKQETGLPIVTELMSTDYLDTFVEEVDMIQIGARNMQNFDLLKQIGKTNKPILLKRGLSATIEEWLMSAEYIMAGGNENVILCERGVRTFETITRNTLDLQAVPVIKKLSHLPIIVDPSHAGGYAYLVEPMAKAAIIAGADGLMIEVHNDPENALSDGQQSLTPDQFDVLMSKVKAVAKIEDKQI
- the aroQ gene encoding type II 3-dehydroquinate dehydratase encodes the protein MKIMVINGPNLNMVGVREKGIYGAKSFEDICEYIKEEGKKRGHEITLFQSNCEGEIIDELQKAYFENYDGIIINPGAYTHYSYAIHDAIKGINIDTVEVHLSNVHAREDFRKKSVTAPACIGQMCGFGEDGYILAIKALELKKMSK
- a CDS encoding shikimate kinase, giving the protein MKNKVVFIGMPGCGKSTIGRLVSEELKINFIDMDNYIENMTSKTIPELFEHGENYFRDFESLACRELAKEGKAIISSGGGVVKRKENIDILKEESFIIFIDRPLEELLGDVDISKRPLLKEGREKIIKLYEERYELYRLCADKIIRNDREIGNIVNEIKEVILDNLEMN
- the aroE gene encoding shikimate dehydrogenase produces the protein MEFYGLIGEKLSHSLSPKIHNTLFKDLKVEGAYKLFEVEKENLGKLIESIKLLKIKGVNVTIPYKQDVMEYLDFISDEAKKIGAVNTIYLKDNKLYGYNTDYYGFGTILNNNEIVIRDNVAMVLGNGGAAKAVITYLLDHGIKKIYLVSRKIKGNSADKDERIEFKTYEEISEIKGDILINTTPLGMYPKVDDTPVNEDIINNFNSLIDIIYNPRETRFLKIGKNSNKKVCGGIEMLVGQAIKAEEIWQGCQLDNELTQGLYSIFENEFK
- the pheA gene encoding prephenate dehydratase, whose product is MAAIDDYRNKIDEIDKEITRLFEERMDIVIKVGEYKKQNNLPVFNKAREDEVIEKNIGYLNNKDYAEGLKQFFINIMNISKDLEDKEVKEDIRATTIDKFEEKNAKSDSKVGFYGVAGSFSEEAMIKHFGKKDDAKAYDEFEDVFLAVKNEEIDYGVLPIENSSTGAISQVYDLLYKYGFYIVGEECIKIDQNLIGIKGTKLDNVKEVYSHPQGFEQSTDFLKEYSNWKKIPFHSTADSVKLVSDLQDMSKVAIASKRAADIYNLSIIKENINNRRENSTRFIVISKELELNNSCDKVSVVFSLEHKAGTLYKLLRHFAENNINMMKIESRPMENGAWKYFLYVDFEGNLENEQVKKALNLIEQSSAYFKLIGGYRKYC
- the aroC gene encoding chorismate synthase codes for the protein MSGMWGNKLKVSIFGESHGVGIGITIDGLPSGVEINLEEVMKEMARRAPGKSNLSTARKEADAPEILSGFFEGKTTGTPLCAVIRNSDMRSKDYGKLKDLMRPGHADYPGFIRYNGFNDYRGGGSFSGRITAPLVFAGAVCKQVLESKRINIGAHVKSIGDIHDKSFYDIELSRELLEELKTKELPLLISEKEEEMRETILKAKKEQDSVGGTIECTVLGINPGIGNPFFDSVESTLAHLMFSVPAVKGIEFGKGFEMSKLRGSDCNDEYYYDGNKVKTYTNNNGGITGGITNGMPILFKVGIKPTPSISKIQRTIDIAEKKEAELVIEGRHDPCIVQRAVPVIEAVTAIGILDLVL
- the aroA gene encoding 3-phosphoshikimate 1-carboxyvinyltransferase, with translation MGNLKIYPGKLSGEVKIPPSKSMAHRAVICAALGDGVSKVTNIDYSDDIIATIEAMSSLGAKITKKEDYLEVCGINSPENIKANSVKEQRTIDCNESGSTLRFLVPIAALFDGVNRFVGRGNLGKRPLDTYYKIFDEQGIKYSYKDGILDLKTEGKLKAGEFKMEGNISSQFITGLLFTLPLLDGESKIVITTEMESKGYIDLTLRAIKDFGVEIINNNYEEFIIKGNQIYKSIDYRVEGDYSQAAFFFCADALSSNIVLNDLKLDSLQGDKEVIDILQRMGLKLNNKDNGLIGSASLGLKSTIIDGSQCPDIIPVVSLVAALSEGTTEIINAGRLRIKECDRLAAVTSELNKLGAKIIEKEEGLIIEGVKELKGNVEVWSHKDHRIAMTMAIASIMCKEPIILKDYECVSKSYPQFWDDFKNLGGVFDEWNVGE